A stretch of Fusarium fujikuroi IMI 58289 draft genome, chromosome FFUJ_chr10 DNA encodes these proteins:
- a CDS encoding related to beta-galactosidase: MKLLSLSTVGLLALAGLSIGQETKDVPIQDNGLTNIVEWDDHSYLINGERIFVFSGEFHYWRLPVPELWRDLLEKIKAAGFTAFSIYNSWGYHEATPGVLDFENGAHDFVSIMTLAKELGLYLLIRPGPYVNAEANAGGFPLWVTTGEYGKLRNDDPRYTKAWSKYWTEISKIIEPHLITNGGNVAMFQIENELGGQWKNDDKRILNEPTANYMQLLKESARKAGIDVPVFHNAPNTRTFSWSNDFERNATGNVDVTGVDSYPSCWSCNLDECTGTNGEYVPYNIQDYVTYFNKQSPRQPHFLPEFQGGSYNPWGGPEGGCPGDIGPDFANIFYRDLLAQQATAISLYMMYGGTNWGWFACPVVATSYDYSSPISENRAIWDKYYETKSLTLFTRVAHDLTKTIRVTNSTSLSTNDAILISELRHEENDAAFYVARHDHSPSGTKETFRLHVKTSEGKLTIPQNDGAITINGHQSKVIPTDFHFGKKTLLYSTAEVLTYSIIDNKEVIVLWLPEGEQGEFTLKGHTELKHDKSLNGIKVKAGKKSVTVNYTQQKGLFTLNLKDGSTIVLADRKTAYKFWAPTLDNNPFAPVNKTVLVHGPYLVRHATIKNGQLNIQGDLDSSTEITVFAPESLKSIAWNGEKVKASSKQGHKYTIKIKGPSKVTLPNLDSWKYADSLPEIKTNYKTSSSAWVVADKKNTTNAVLVPDLKNPVLYVDEYKIHYGNHIYRATFPTTSSAPTGVYLNLTGGMAFGYSVWLNSDYIGSYLGEATTGHAGQEFSFKNATLSKKENVLVVLMDNSGHDLRDGALDPRGITNATLVGPAKGGYKFSEWKIAGHAGSVEGQVIDPIRGPLNEGGLYAERIGAHLPGFSDKKWKSYSSKQGTLVNPSAGVRAYRTTVDLDIPDGLDVGVSFKLTAPSNTTFSATKKGYSNQVRVLLFVNGYQYGRFNPYIGNQISFPVPPGVLNYNGENTIAVTVWSQSAQGGEVKVEWEVDYAHTSSFDVKFDSKYLRPDWTKERLQYA; the protein is encoded by the exons ATGAAGTTGCTTTCGCTTTCAACTGTCGGGCTGCTTGCCTTGGCTGGTTTGTCAATTGgacaagagacaaaagaCGTTCCAATTCAAGACAATGGACTTACAAACATTGTTGAATG GGACGACCATAGTTACCTGATCAATGGCGAGAGGATCTTTGTCTTCTCGGGTGAATTCCACTACTGGCGTCTGCCTGT ACCCGAACTCTGGCGCGACTTGCTCGAAAAGATTAAAGCCGCCGGCTTCACAGCGTTCAGCATCTACAACAGCTGGGGCTACCACGAAGCGACTCCAGGCGTCCTCGACTTTGAGAATGGCGCCCACGATTTCGTGTCCATCATGACCCTTGCCAAAGAGCTCGGCCTCTACCTCCTGATCCGTCCTGGTCCCTACGTCAATGCCGAGGCTAACGCCGGGGGTTTTCCTCTGTGGGTCACCACCGGAGAGTACGGCAAGCTTCGAAACGATGATCCTAGATACACTAAGGCTTGGTCTAAGTATTGGACTGAGATTTCCAAGATTATTGAACCGCATCTAATTACCAATGGCGGCAATGTTGCCATGTTCCAG ATTGAGAACGAGTTGGGCGGTCAGTGGAAGAATGACGACAAGAGAATCCTGAACGAGCCTACCGCCAACTACATGCAACTTCTCAAGGAATCCGCCAGGAAGGCCGGCATCGATGTTCCTGTATTCCACAATGCCCCCAACACC CGTACCTTTTCGTGGTCCAACGACTTCGAGCGCAATGCAACCGGCAACGTCGATGTCACTGGTGTCGACAGTTACCCCTCCTGCTGGAGCTGCAACCTCGACGAGTGCACCGGCACCAACGGTGAATATGTCCCTTACAACATCCAAGACTATGTCACCTACTTCAACAAGCAATCTCCCCGTCAACCTCACTTCTTGCCCGAGTTCCAGGGCGGTTCTTACAACCCGTGGGGTGGTCCAGAGGGCGGTTGCCCTGGCGATATCGGCCCTGACTTTGCCAACATCTTCTACCGTGACTTGCTCGCACAGCAAGCCACCGCCATTTCTCTGTACATGATGTACGGTGGAACCAACTGGGGTTGGTTTGCTTGCCCTGTTGTTGCAACTAGCTACGATTACTCTTCGCCCATCTCTGAGAACCGCGCTATCTGGGATAAGTATTACGAGACCAAGTCGCTGACTCTCTTCACGCGGGTTGCGCATGATCTTACCAAAACCATCCGAGTTACCAACAGTACTTCTCTTTCCACGAACGATGCCATCTTGATCTCCGAGCTTCGACATGAGGAAAATGATGCTGCTTTCTACGTTGCCCGACACGATCACTCACCTTCCGGTACCAAAGAGACCTTCAGGCTTCACGTCAAGACATCTGAGGGCAAAC TTACCATTCCTCAGAACGATGGCGCAATCACTATCAACGGCCATCAGTCCAAGGTCATCCCAACTGACTTCCACTTCGGCAAGAAGACACTCCTCTACTCGACCGCTGAAGTTCTCACTTACTCAATCATCGACAACAAGGAGGTCATTGTCCTTTGGCTTCCTGAGGGCGAGCAAGGAGAGTTCACCCTCAAGGGACACACCGAGCTCAAGCATGACAAGTCtctcaatggcatcaaggtGAAGGCGGGCAAGAAGAGCGTTACTGTCAACTACACTCAGCAGAAGGGCCTTTTCACTCTCAACCTGAAGGATGGCTCCACCATTGTTCTAGCTGACCGAAAGACTGCTTACAAGTTCTGGGCTCCTACGCTGGATAACAACCCCTTCGCGCCCGTTAACAAGACTG TTCTTGTTCATGGCCCCTACCTCGTCCGCCATGCCACCATCAAGAACGGACAACTCAACATCCAGGGCGATCTTGACAGCTCCACCGAAATCACTGTCTTTGCTCCCGAGTCTCTCAAGTCTATCGCTTGGAACGgtgagaaggtcaaggcttCGTCGAAGCAAGGCCACAAGTACACCATCAAGATTAAGGGCCCTTCAAAGGTTACGTTGCCCAATCTTGACTCCTGGAAGTATGCCGACAGCTTGCCCGAGATCAAGACCAACTACAAGACTTCATCCTCGGCTTGGGTTG TTGCCGATAAGAAGAACACTACCAACGCTGTCCTCGTCCCCGATCTGAAGAACCCCGTGCTCTACGTCGATGAGTACAAGATCCACTACGGAAACCACATTTACAGAGCGACTTTCCCCACCACTAGCTCTGCTCCTACTGGCGTTTATCTGAACCTCACAGGTGGCATGGCCTTTGGCTATTCCGTCTGGCTGAACTCGGATTATATCGGATCTTATCTCGGCGAAGCCACCACTGGCCATGCAGGCCAAGAGTTCTCCTTCAAGAACGCCACTCTgtccaagaaggagaacgtTCTGGTTGTTCTGATGGATAACTCTGGCCACGATCTACGTGACGGCGCTCTTGATCCTCGAGGTATCACCAACGCCACTCTTGTTGGCCCTGCCAAGGGCGGTTACAAGTTCTCTGAGTGGAAGATTGCTGGTCATGCTGGAAGCGTTGAGGGCCAAGTAATCGATCCCATCCGTGGTCCCCTCAATGAAGGAGGTCTCTACGCTGAGCGTATCGGCGCTCACTTGCCCGGTTTCTCTGACAAGAAATGGAAGTCATACTCTTCCAAGCAGGGAACCCTCGTCAACCCTTCGGCTGGAGTCCGTGCCTACAGAACGACTGTCGATCTTGATATTCCCGATGGCTTAGACGTCGGTGTCTCGTTTAAGCTTACGGCACCTTCTAACACAACCTTTTCTGCCACGAAGAAGGGCTACAGCAACCAAGTCAGAGTTCTTCTGTTTGTCAACGGCTACCAGTACGGACGATTCAACCCTTACATTGGCAACCAAATTTCCTTCCCTGTTCCTCCTGGTGTCCTTAACTACAATGGAGAAAATACCATCGCCGTTACGGTCTGGAGTCAGAGCGCTCAGGGAGGTGAGGTCAAGGTCGAGTGGGAGGTAGACTACGCTCATACATCCAGCTTCGATGTCAAGTTTGACAGCAAGTATCTCCGCCCAGACTGGACCAAAGAGAGACTGCAGTACGCTTAG